From one Drosophila gunungcola strain Sukarami chromosome 2R unlocalized genomic scaffold, Dgunungcola_SK_2 000006F, whole genome shotgun sequence genomic stretch:
- the LOC128254987 gene encoding LOW QUALITY PROTEIN: gamma-1-syntrophin (The sequence of the model RefSeq protein was modified relative to this genomic sequence to represent the inferred CDS: deleted 1 base in 1 codon) gives MQMGTMKLSDTMATPIEEKIDQNLKVRTGMVHVSDGKSRPEPLRLNLTMELLSLQKLEVVTPSSCHPNGPPMESKERMVQITRQKQGGLGLSIKGGAEHKLPILISRIYKDQAADITGQLFVGDAIIKVNGEYITACPHDDAVNILRNAGDIVVLTVKHYRAATPFLQKQLTKDTPDSDNDVTCAELKADEGYKSSVNSGTISRSCSRPMSICSEPEKRWTDVVAVPLMMAYVTRYIYGTDKLRQNAFEVRGLNGITTGVIHCDELAILSQWLKLITDNVVGLTQLQMKLYNRNFAVGERIEYMGWVNEGVINNNISWQSYKPRFLLLKGTEVMLFETPPLNVTGISKALVVYKVYQTMFRIVKESETVDSRQHCFLLQSSGHEPRYLSVETRQELLRIENSWNAAIVTSVIKLGRKTFAVSHHGKSGGLTLDWQAGFSLTEGADSATVWQYKFSQLRGSSDDGKSKLKLHFQDHDSRAIETKELECQVLQSLLFCMHAFLTAKVASVDPAFLSSIQQT, from the exons ATGCAAATGG GAACTATGAAGCTCTCTGACACCATGGCGACGCCAATAGAAGAAAAAATCGATCAAAACCTGAAG GTGCGAACTGGCATGGTCCATGTGAGCGATGGCAAGAGCAGACCAGAACCCCTGCGACTAAATCTTACAATGGAATTACTTTCGCTGCAAAAGCTGGAAGTGGTTACCCCCAGTAGTTGTCATCCCAATGGACCGCCCATGGAATCGAAG GAGCGCATGGTTCAAATAACGCGCCAAAAACAAGGCGGCCTAGGACTGAGCATAAAAGGTGGAGCCGAGCACAAGCTGCCCATCTTGATATCGCGCATCTATAAAGATCAAGCGGCGGACATTACGGGCCAGCTGTTTGTGGGGGATGCCATCATCAAGGTAAATGGGGAATACATCACGGCATGTCCCCACGACGATGCCGTCAATATATTGAGAAACGCTGGCGATATAGTAGTGCTCACTGTGAAGCACTATCGCGCTGCAACGCCATTCCTTCAAAAGCAAT TAACCAAGGACACGCCCGACTCTGACAACGATGTCACTTGTGCCGAACTGAAGGCCGACGAGGGCTACAAGTCCTCCGTCAATAGTGGCACCATCAGTCGCAGCTGCAGTCGCCCCATGTCCATTTGCTCGGAGCCCGAA AAACGATGGACCGATGTGGTGGCAG TACCTTTAATGATGGCCTATGTGACGAGATATATTTATGGCACCGATAAGCTGCGCCAAAACGCCTTCGAAGTACGTGGCCTGAATGGAATTACAACAGGTGTCATACACTGTGATGAACTGGCCATACTTAGTCAATGGCTAAAATTGATTACGGATAATGTGGTGGGCCTCACGCAGTTACAG ATGAAGCTATATAATAGAAACTTTGCCGTGGGCGAGCGCATCGAATACATGGGTTGGGTGAATGAGGGTGTCATAAACAACAATATATCGTGGCAGAGTTATAAGCCCAGATTTCTACTGCTCAAAGGCACTGAAGTGATGCTTTTCGAAACGCCACCA TTGAATGTGACTGGCATCAGTAAGGCTTTGGTGGTCTACAAGGTCTACCAGACCATGTTCCGAATTGTCAAGGAGTCGGAGACTGTGGACAGTCGCCAGCATTGTTTCCTGCTGCAAAGTTCGGGTCACGAACCCCGCTATTTGAGCGTGGAAACGCGACAGGAGCTTTTGAGGATCGAGAACAGCTGGAATGCTGCCATTGTAACCAGTGTGATTAAGTTGGGG CGTAAAACCTTTGCCGTTTCGCATCACGGAAAAAGTGGTGGACTCACCTTGGATTGGCAAGCTGGTTTTTCACTAACCGAAGGCGCCGATTCCGCCACAGTCTGGCAGTATAAATTCTCCCAGTTGAGAGGCTCCAGTGATGATGGCAAATCCAAgctaaaattgcattttcaggATCACGATAGCCGAGCAATCGAAACAAAg GAACTAGAATGCCAAGTACTGCAAAGTTTGCTTTTCTGCATGCATGCGTTTCTCACGGCAAAAGTGGCCTCAGTGGATCCAGCATTTTTGAGCTCAATCCAACAGACCtaa
- the LOC128254783 gene encoding LOW QUALITY PROTEIN: semaphorin-2A (The sequence of the model RefSeq protein was modified relative to this genomic sequence to represent the inferred CDS: deleted 1 base in 1 codon), whose translation MPLLLLSSLLALLLLLSCSVSETAADYENTWNFYYERPCCTGNDQGNNNYGKHGADHVREFNCGKLYYRTFHMNEDRDTLYVGAMDRVFRVNLQNISSSNCNRDVINLEPTRDDVVSCVSKGKSQIFDCKNHVRVIQSMEQGDRLYVCGTNAHNPKDYVIYANLTHLPRSEYVIGVGLGIAKCPYDPLDNSTAIYVENGNPGGLPGLYSGTNAEFTKADTVIFRTDLYNTSAKRLEYKFKRTLKYDSKWLDKPNFVGSFDIGEYVYFFFRETAVEYINCGKAVYSRIARVCKKDVGGKNLLAHNWATYLKARLNCSISGEFPFYFNEIQSVYQLPSDKTRFFATFTTSTNGLIGSAVCSFHINEIQAAFNGKFKEQSSSNSAWLPVLNSRVPEPRPGTCVNDTSNLPDTVLNFIRSHPLMDKAVNHEHNNPVYYKRDLVFTKLVVDKIRIDILNQEYIVYYVGTNLGRIYKIVQYYRNGESLSKLLDIFEVAPNEAIQVMEISQTRKSLYIGTDHRIKQIDLAMCNRRYDNCFRCVRDPYCGWDKEANTCRPYELDLLQDVANETSDICDSSVLKKKIVVTYGQSVHLGCFVKIPEVLKNEQVTWYHHSKDKGRYEIRYSPTKYIETTERGLVVVSVNEADGGRYDCHLGGSLLCSYNITVDAHRCTPPNKSNDYQKIYSDWCHEFEKYKTAMKSWEKKQAQCSTRQNFSSNQHPNEIFRKPNV comes from the exons ATCATGTGCGGGAGTTCAACTGCGGCAAGCTTTATTATCGGACATTCCATATGAACGAGGATCGGGATACGCTCTATGTGGGAGCTAT GGATCGCGTATTCCGTGTGAACCTGCAGAACATCTCCTCGTCCAATTGTAAT CGGGATGTGATCAACTTGGAGCCAACACGCGATGATGTGGTTAGCTGTGTTTCCAAAGGAAAAAGTCAG ATCTTCGATTGCAAGAACCATGTGCGTGTCATCCAGTCAATGGAGCAGGGCGATAGGCTCTATGTGTGCGGCACCAACGCCCACAATCCCAAGGATTATGTTATCTAT GCGAATCTGACTCACCTGCCGCGCTCA GAGTATGTGATTGGCGTGGGTCTGGGCATCGCCAAGTGCCCCTACGATCCCCTGGACAACTCGACGGCGATTTATGTGGAGAATGGCAATCCGGGTGGCCTGCCCGGCCTG TACTCGGGCACCAATGCGGAGTTCACCAAGGCGGACACGGTTATTTTTCGCACTGATCTGTATAACACTTCGGCTAAACGCTTGgaatataaattcaaaaggACTCTGAAATACGACTCCAAGTGGTTGGACA AACCGAACTTTGTTGGGTCCTTCGACATCGGGGAGTACGTGTACTTCTTCTTCCGCGAGACAGCCGTGGAATATATCAACTGCGGCAAGGCCGTCTATTCGCGCATCGCCCGCGTGTGCAAGAAGGATGTGGGTGGCAAGAACCTGCTGGCCCACAATTGGGCCACGTACCTCAAGGCACGCCTCAACTGCAGCATCTCCGGCGAATTTCCGTTCTATTTCAACGAGATCCAGTCGGTGTACCAGCTGCCCTCTGACAAGACCCGATTCTTCGCTACATTCACGACGAGCACTAATGGCCTGATTGGATCTGCCGTATGCAGTTTCCACATTAACGAGATTCAGGCTGCCTTCAACG GTAAATTCAAGGAGCAATCTTCATCGAATTCCGCATGGCTGCCGGTGCTCAACTCCCGGGTCCCGGAACCACGGCCGGGTACATGTGTCAACGATACGTCAAACCTGCCCGATACCGTCCTGAATTTCATCAGATCCCATCCACTTATGGACAAAGCCGTAAATCACGAGCACAACAATCCAGTCTATTATAAGAGGGATTTGGTCTTCACCAAGCTCGTCGTTGACAA aatccGCATTGACATCCTCAATCAGGAATACATTGTGTACTACGTGGGAACCAATTTGGGTCGCATTTACAAAATCGTGCAGTACTACCGCAACGGCGAGTCGCTGTCCAAGCTGCTGGACATCTTCGAGGTGGCTCCAAACGAGGCCATCCAGGTGATGGAAATCAGCCAGACACGTAAGAGCCTCTACATTGGCACCGATCATCGCATCAAGCAAATCGACCTGGCCATGTGCAATCGCCGCTACGACAACTGCTTCCGCTGCGTCCGTGATCCCTACTGCGGCTGGGATAAGGAGGCCAATACGTGCCGACCATACGAACTGGACTTGCTGCAG GATGTGGCCAACGAGACGAGTGACATTTGCGATTCGAGTGtgctgaaaaagaaaattgttgTGACCTACGGCCAGAGCGTTCATCTGGGTTGTTTCGTCAAAATCCCCGAAGTGCTGAAGAACGAGCAGGTGACCTGGTATCATCACTCCAAGGACAAGGGACG CTACGAGATTCGTTACTCGCCGACCAAATACATTGAGACCACTGAACGTGGCCTGGTTGTGGTTTCAGTGAACGAAGCCGACGGCGGTCGTTACGATTGCCATTTGGGTGGTTCGCTTTTGTGCAGCTACAACATCACAGTGGATGCCCACAG atGCACTCCCCCGAACAAGAGTAATGACTATCAGAAAATCTACTCGGACTGGTGCCACGAGTTCGAGAAGTACAAAACAGCAATGAAGTCCTGGGAAAAGAAGCAAGCG CAATGCTCGACACGGCAAAACTTTAGCAGCAATCAGCATCCGAATGAGATTTTCCGCAAGCCCAATGTCTGA
- the LOC128254949 gene encoding cytosol aminopeptidase, whose translation MPSFKDVSLLRASLRLMGGNGLNLGRPMVPALRGYATSCKDPKGVVVGVYSQDGDKPPKTTVNAVALDDSLGGKLLTLIRERGMDGTPGKGLLFSGFEGEYQAVAVVGVGNQGASYNENEELDEGMENVRVAAGTGARALQLQGMYEVHVDAMEYPEQAAEGAALAVWRYNANKRKKNRLHTPKLDMYGKGDRDAWVRGLFKAESQNLARRLSDTPANMMTPSIFAQAAVDALCPCGVSVEVRSMDWIEDMNLNSFLMIAKGSCEPPLLLECSYCGTSPEDRPVLLVGQGLTFHSGGLCLKPKKGMDQYRGAMAGAAVCVGVLRAAAALSLPMNITAVMPLCEHMPSGMAVKCGDVVTLLNGTTMGIKNVDKAPVVLMADPLLYAQATFKPKLVIDIGTVAMGVNYAVGGGASGLWTTSKSVWQNFRKSGGLTGDRVWRFPLFKYYKQIVNKNITYDLCNTGRGPASSCLAAAILHSLVPCVDWAHLDIRGTGMTTKINPRPYLLKDSMTGRPTRTVIQFMYQMACAGQ comes from the coding sequence ATGCCGTCGTTTAAGGATGTGTCTTTGTTGCGTGCCAGCCTGCGGTTGATGGGCGGAAATGGTCTCAATCTGGGGAGGCCTATGGTTCCCGCCCTGCGAGGCTATGCGACCAGCTGCAAGGATCCCAAGGGCGTGGTGGTGGGCGTGTACAGCCAGGATGGCGACAAGCCGCCCAAGACCACCGTGAATGCCGTGGCCCTGGACGATTCCCTGGGCGGCAAGCTGCTGACCCTCATCCGGGAGCGTGGAATGGACGGCACGCCCGGCAAGGGACTGCTCTTCAGCGGCTTCGAGGGCGAGTACCAGGCGGTGGCCGTCGTGGGCGTGGGCAATCAGGGCGCCTCCTACAACGAGAACGAGGAGCTGGACGAGGGCATGGAGAATGTGCGCGTGGCGGCGGGCACCGGAGCCCGGGccctgcagctccagggcaTGTACGAGGTGCACGTGGACGCCATGGAATATCCAGAGCAGGCGGCCGAGGGTGCCGCCCTGGCCGTCTGGCGGTACAATGCCAACAAGAGGAAGAAGAACCGCCTGCACACGCCCAAGCTGGACATGTACGGCAAGGGCGATCGCGATGCCTGGGTGCGGGGCCTCTTCAAGGCCGAATCCCAGAATCTGGCCAGGCGCTTGTCCGACACGCCGGCCAACATGATGACGCCCTCCATCTTCGCCCAGGCCGCCGTAGATGCCCTGTGCCCGTGCGGCGTCTCCGTGGAGGTGCGCTCGATGGACTGGATCGAGGACATGAACCTCAACTCCTTTCTGATGATCGCCAAGGGCTCGTGTgagccgccgctgctgctcgAGTGCAGCTACTGTGGCACCTCGCCCGAGGACCGTCCCGTTTTGCTGGTCGGCCAGGGTCTGACCTTCCACAGCGGCGGTCTGTGTTTGAAGCCCAAGAAGGGCATGGACCAATACCGCGGCGCCATGGCCGGTGCCGCCGTCTGTGTGGGCGTGTTGCGTGCCGCAGCCGCCCTTTCGCTGCCCATGAACATCACGGCCGTGATGCCGCTGTGCGAGCATATGCCCTCCGGCATGGCCGTCAAGTGCGGCGATGTGGTGACCCTGCTCAACGGCACCACCATGGGCATCAAGAACGTGGACAAGGCACCGGTGGTGCTGATGGCCGATCCCCTGCTCTACGCCCAGGCCACCTTCAAGCCCAAGCTGGTCATCGACATCGGCACCGTGGCCATGGGCGTGAACTATGCCGTTGGCGGCGGTGCCAGCGGCCTGTGGACCACCTCCAAGTCGGTGTGGCAGAACTTCCGCAAGTCTGGCGGCCTCACCGGCGACCGCGTCTGGCGATTCCCGCTGTTCAAGTACTACAAGCAGATCGTGAACAAGAACATCACCTACGACCTGTGCAACACGGGCCGCGGACCGGCCAGCTCCTGCCTGGCCGCCGCCATCCTGCACTCGCTGGTGCCCTGCGTGGACTGGGCCCATCTGGACATCCGCGGCACCGGCATGACCACCAAGATTAACCCCAGGCCCTATCTGCTGAAGGACTCGATGACCGGACGTCCGACGCGCACCGTTATCCAGTTCATGTACCAGATGGCCTGCGCCGGCCAGTAG
- the LOC128254670 gene encoding sodium-dependent dopamine transporter, translating into MSPTGHISKSKTPTPHDNDNNSISDDRETWSGKVDFLLSVIGFAVDLANVWRFPYLCYKNGGGAFLVPYGIMLVVGGIPLFYMELALGQHNRKGAITCWGRLVPLFKGIGYAVVLIAFYVDFYYNVIIAWSLRFFFASFTNSLPWTSCNNVWNTPNCRPFESQNISRVPLIGNYSDYYVLGNQTLLYNESYVNGSITSLETPSGGHMEGFQSAASEYFNRYILELNQSEGIHDLGAIKWDMALCLLIVYLICYFSLWKGISTSGKVVWFTALFPYAVLLILLIRGLTLPGSFLGIQYYLTPNFSAIYKAEVWVDAATQVFFSLGPGFGVLLAYASYNKYHNNVYKDALLTSFINSATSFIAGFVIFSVLGYMAHTLGVRIEDVATEGPGLVFVVYPAAIATMPASTFWALIFFMMLLTLGLDSSFGGSEAIITALSDEFPKIKRNRELFVAGLFSLYFVVGLASCTQGGFYFFHLLDRYAAGYSILVAVFFEAIAVSWIYGTNRFSEDIRDMIGFPPGRYWVVCWRFVAPIFLLFITVYGLIGYEPLTYGDYVYPRWANALGWCIAGSSVVMIPAIAIFKLLSTPGSLRQRLTILTTPWRDQQSMAMVLNGVTTEVTVVRLTDTETAKEPVDV; encoded by the exons ATGTCACCCACCGGACATATATCCAAATCAAAGACGCCCACGCCACACGATAACGATAACAATAGCATAAGCGACGACCGCGAAACATGGAGCGGCAAAGTGGATTTTTTATTATCGGTTATTGGATTCGCCGTCGATTTAGCAAACGTCTGGAGATTTCCCTATTTGTGCTACAAAAATGGCGGTG GCGCTTTTCTTGTGCCCTACGGCATTATGTTGGTGGTCGGTGGTATTCCTCTGTTCTACATGGAATTGGCCCTGGGGCAGCACAATCGTAAGGGAGCCATCACGTGCTGGGGTCGCCTTGTGCCACTCTTCAAAG GAATCGGTTATGCCGTGGTGTTGATAGCCTTCTATGTGGACTTCTACTATAATGTGATTATTGCCTGGTCGTTGCGCTTCTTTTTTGCATCCTTCACCAACTCGTTGCCTTGGACGTCATGCAACAATGTTTGGAACACACCAAATTGTAGACCG TTCGAGAGCCAAAATATTTCTCGTGTTCCCCTGATAGGCAACTACAGTGACTACTATGTGTTGGGTAACCAAACCCTGCTCTACAATGAGTCGTATGTAAATGGTTCGATAACAAGTTTGGAGACACCTTCGGGTGGTCACATGGAGGGTTTTCAGTCTGCTGCTTCAGAGTATTTTAA CCGCTACATTTTGGAGCTCAACCAGAGCGAGGGAATCCACGATTTAGGGGCCATTAAATGGGACATGGCGCTGTGCCTTCTGATTGTCTACTTAATCTGTTATTTCTCCCTGTGGAAGGGCATCAGCACTTCGGGGAAGGTGGTCTGGTTTACGGCCCTCTTTCCCTACGCGGTGCTACTAATTCTACTGATCAGGGGTCTCACACTGCCCGGATCTTTTTTGGGCATTCAGTATTATCTGACGCCCAACTTTAGTGCCATCTATAAGGCTGAGGTGTGGGTGGATGCTGCCACCCAGGTGTTTTTCTCATTGGGTCCAGGATTTGGAGTGCTCTTAGCTTATGCATCCTACAATAAATATCACAATAATGTGTACAA AGATGCCTTGTTAACCAGTTTCATCAATTCGGCAACCAGTTTTATAGCAGGCTTTGTGATATTCTCCGTGCTAGGCTATATGGCTCACACTTTGGGTGTGAGAATCGAGGATGTGGCCACTGAAGGACCGGGTCTGGTTTTCGTGGTCTATCCAGCTGCCATTGCCACCATGCCGGCCAGCACTTTCTGGGCTCTCATATTCTTCATGATGCTGCTCACTTTAGGTTTGGATAGTTCG TTTGGTGGCTCCGAGGCTATTATCACCGCCTTGAGCGACGAGTTCCCAAAGATCAAGAGGAACCGGGAGCTGTTCGTTGCCGGCCTGTTCTCACTGTACTTTGTGGTTGGACTGGCCAGCTGCACCCAAGGTGGCTTCTACTTCTTCCACCTGCTGGATCGCTATGCTGCCGGCTACTCGATCCTGGTGGCCGTATTCTTCGAGGCCATCGCCGTTTCCTGGATCTATGGAACGAATCGTTTTAGCGAGGACATCAGAGATATGATTGGTTTTCCACCGGGAAGATACTGGGTGGTATGCTGGCGCTTCGTGGCTCCGATTTTCCTGCTCTTCATCACGGTATACGGCTTGATTGGCTACGAACCGTTGACCTATGGCGACTACGTGTACCCACGATGGGCCAATGCCCTGGGATGGTGTATAGCCGGTTCGTCAGTGGTAATGATTCCGGCGATAGCTATATTCAAACTACTTTCCACGCCGGGCAGCCTGCGACAGAGACTCACCATTTTGACCACTCCCTGGCGGGATCAGCAATCGATGGCCATGGTGCTGAACGGGGTCACCACCGAGGTCACCGTGGTGCGATTAACCGACACGGAAACCGCCAAGGAACCCGTCGATGTCTGA